In a genomic window of Infirmifilum sp. NZ:
- a CDS encoding V-type ATP synthase subunit D: MLSELAFLPASRGTLQVLRRRLELVKRGKDVLQMRRDQLAKELLGIMDELQKRPQAEHEFIEASRRVAIMRMARGEYDFRSTASLVRPPKITSIIVSYQGIPVPQARIAEDPDFSQITDPDYREAIEHLWNAVKMMIDVANKELAVEKISDQLLYINRVVNSLEKNLIPALTDVLRRIEERVIEEELEDFVRVKILGGG; the protein is encoded by the coding sequence ATGCTTAGCGAGCTTGCTTTTCTACCTGCCTCCAGAGGAACCCTCCAGGTGCTGCGGCGGAGGTTGGAGCTAGTAAAAAGGGGTAAAGATGTTTTACAGATGAGGAGAGACCAGCTCGCTAAAGAGCTACTTGGTATAATGGACGAGCTGCAGAAAAGACCACAGGCAGAGCACGAGTTCATAGAGGCGTCCCGCCGAGTTGCCATTATGAGGATGGCTCGCGGCGAGTATGACTTCAGATCCACCGCGTCGCTCGTTCGACCACCAAAGATAACAAGCATCATAGTCAGCTACCAGGGCATACCTGTGCCCCAGGCCAGGATCGCCGAGGACCCTGACTTCTCGCAGATAACAGACCCGGACTACCGGGAGGCTATCGAGCACCTGTGGAACGCCGTCAAGATGATGATCGACGTCGCCAACAAGGAGCTCGCCGTTGAGAAGATAAGCGACCAGCTCCTCTACATAAACAGAGTCGTGAACAGCCTCGAGAAGAACCTCATTCCAGCCCTCACCGACGTCCTGAGAAGAATAGAGGAGCGGGTCATTGAGGAAGAGCTTGAAGACTTCGTCCGGGTAAAAATCCTAGGGGGTGGCTAG
- a CDS encoding acetate--CoA ligase family protein, which yields MSEHYMISNMKPFFEPSGVAVIGASREEDKPGHVILRLLLENRAKGVLKAPVYPVNPNADTILGVKVYKSISELPPDVDLAVIVVPARLVPQVMRELGEKGVKATVIISSGFSEIGRFDLEEEVKREARKSGIRILGPNCVGIFSPWSGVDMIFLPYYKELRDGRKVLSAPRPARGHVALISQSGAVGTAALDYMYGEGIGLSYFFSVGNKADVDEVELLQALKDEGNTWVILLYLESIKRGREFIKVAEEVAQKKPIIALKAGRTQAGRRAAASHTASLAGTDEVYEAAFRRAGVIRAYDIEELFDFAKIFVSQPPPAGPRLAIVTDGGGAGVMATDMAEILGLQVPELTGDTRARLEEMRKKGLLPEFSQVSNPVDITGSATSEMFIATTRVLLESDEVDAVAVLALHQVPGIPDPVELARELAKIASGFSKPVVAVDTGWSEAAILERREFDKGGVPSYPTPERAVKALWALYKYGEFLRKKGKYREYVEEFLSRRSKGNI from the coding sequence TTGAGCGAGCATTACATGATCAGCAACATGAAACCGTTTTTTGAACCCAGTGGAGTGGCCGTGATCGGTGCGTCGCGCGAGGAGGATAAACCTGGGCACGTGATACTAAGGCTCCTACTGGAGAACCGCGCAAAAGGCGTCCTTAAAGCCCCCGTGTATCCCGTAAACCCGAACGCCGATACGATTCTTGGAGTAAAGGTCTACAAGAGCATTAGTGAATTACCCCCGGACGTGGATCTCGCTGTGATCGTCGTGCCTGCTCGGCTTGTTCCGCAGGTTATGAGGGAGCTAGGCGAAAAGGGGGTAAAGGCGACGGTGATAATCTCCTCGGGTTTCAGCGAGATCGGTAGGTTTGACTTAGAGGAGGAAGTCAAGCGTGAAGCTAGGAAAAGCGGCATCAGAATACTCGGGCCTAATTGCGTTGGGATATTTTCTCCGTGGAGCGGTGTTGACATGATATTCCTGCCATACTACAAGGAGCTGAGAGATGGGCGAAAAGTGCTGAGCGCTCCTAGACCTGCGCGTGGACACGTGGCTTTGATCTCGCAGAGTGGCGCCGTCGGAACCGCCGCCTTGGACTACATGTACGGTGAGGGAATAGGGCTGTCGTACTTTTTCAGTGTAGGAAACAAAGCCGACGTCGACGAGGTCGAGCTTCTACAAGCCCTCAAGGATGAAGGCAACACGTGGGTTATCCTCCTCTACCTCGAGAGTATTAAAAGAGGTAGGGAGTTCATTAAAGTCGCAGAAGAAGTTGCCCAGAAGAAGCCTATCATAGCGCTGAAGGCTGGCCGCACCCAAGCTGGCAGGCGCGCCGCGGCGTCTCACACCGCCTCGCTCGCCGGGACAGACGAAGTCTACGAGGCTGCCTTCAGGCGGGCTGGGGTAATACGGGCCTACGATATTGAAGAGCTCTTCGACTTTGCTAAAATCTTCGTAAGCCAACCGCCTCCAGCAGGTCCGAGGCTCGCAATAGTGACCGACGGGGGAGGTGCCGGAGTCATGGCCACTGACATGGCTGAGATCCTCGGCTTACAGGTCCCCGAACTAACCGGAGACACGCGAGCCAGGCTTGAAGAAATGAGGAAGAAAGGCCTTCTACCTGAGTTCTCACAGGTTTCGAACCCCGTAGACATAACTGGGTCTGCTACCAGCGAGATGTTTATAGCTACCACGAGGGTGCTCCTGGAGAGCGATGAGGTTGACGCAGTAGCTGTGCTAGCTCTCCACCAGGTTCCGGGTATTCCTGACCCCGTCGAGCTGGCGCGCGAGCTGGCTAAGATCGCTAGCGGGTTCTCGAAGCCTGTCGTAGCAGTTGACACCGGCTGGAGCGAGGCCGCCATCCTGGAGCGCAGAGAGTTTGATAAAGGCGGTGTGCCCTCTTACCCGACTCCCGAGAGAGCCGTGAAGGCGTTATGGGCCTTATATAAGTACGGGGAGTTCTTGAGGAAAAAAGGCAAGTATCGGGAGTACGTTGAGGAGTTCCTGAGCAGGAGATCAAAAGGGAATATCTGA
- a CDS encoding metallophosphoesterase, whose protein sequence is MPDYSRILEEFIRKPGVLPESLLLELIDDVKGILRSESQLLVVEEDDVFFVGDTHGDVESTVNALRSDAKVKVFLGDYVDRGPYQIENIELLLLAKASTPDRVFLLRGNHETREMNMEYGFYSTVAMTYGYATYRDFEELFSYLSLAAVVNGEIFAVHGGIAKGLTKPAQVLSIPRGQLNDVAFQMLWNDPSEDVDDFAPSIRGWGVYVFGRGPVERFLQESGLKLIVRAHEPFPEGYRWFFDGKLLSIFSCRFYPIEKPVGARMRRKGVEVESLL, encoded by the coding sequence GTGCCTGACTACAGCAGGATTCTGGAGGAATTCATCCGAAAACCTGGCGTGCTTCCTGAGAGTCTACTGCTTGAGCTGATCGACGACGTTAAGGGCATTTTAAGGTCTGAGAGCCAGCTACTCGTAGTCGAGGAGGATGACGTGTTTTTTGTGGGGGATACTCACGGCGACGTCGAATCCACGGTCAATGCTCTGAGGAGCGACGCCAAGGTGAAGGTGTTCCTTGGAGACTACGTTGACAGAGGCCCTTACCAGATCGAGAACATCGAGCTACTCTTGCTTGCCAAAGCCTCCACCCCTGACAGGGTTTTCCTACTTCGGGGAAATCACGAGACCAGGGAGATGAACATGGAGTACGGCTTCTACTCAACAGTAGCAATGACCTATGGTTACGCTACCTACAGGGACTTCGAGGAACTGTTCTCTTATCTGAGCTTGGCCGCAGTCGTGAACGGAGAGATTTTTGCCGTGCATGGCGGAATAGCAAAGGGCCTAACGAAGCCTGCGCAGGTGCTTAGCATACCAAGGGGGCAATTAAACGATGTCGCGTTTCAGATGCTCTGGAACGACCCCAGTGAAGACGTAGACGACTTTGCTCCTAGCATCAGGGGATGGGGGGTGTACGTTTTCGGCCGAGGCCCCGTTGAACGTTTCCTTCAGGAAAGCGGCCTCAAGCTAATAGTTAGGGCTCACGAGCCATTTCCAGAGGGCTACCGATGGTTTTTCGACGGGAAACTACTGAGCATCTTCAGCTGTAGGTTCTACCCTATAGAGAAGCCTGTAGGCGCGAGGATGAGGAGAAAAGGGGTAGAAGTAGAGTCTCTCCTGTAG
- a CDS encoding V-type ATPase 116kDa subunit family protein, with amino-acid sequence MPEAVQRFRIAVPSEYEVNLLDALTAVGSVHLEPTIEARGVLPPLLVDVLEGKITPQTLNIEEALEVSRKVLRRDDILLRRVEEKVEGLYYVQKLKRLAERLYEIGVSPEDIGKEKQGLVTDLIFVADENLSDAMSSLLSLGVIVRRGRVSSFEHALLLIYRRELQSKVEEVKRLYSIKLDLPKWFFDKPETVLRRIEEEEARLRKDLYDLLLEVAGVLRDAVEFERASRLEVIGNAYRAVRELRQKRELLEDVVYAIASLKLAHKACKEGAFQQSKIGLGKEYCSFIQNILKETVVPQRDIEKALSSLPAKKEASAIMEDVQMFYKYLGVKALLIKALDRLEAGCDTLLAAYGEDALQEFCKADACSVYGASILASESIGWGFGCVLAVPATVSESLASALRARYKALAYTSVCSPEKIKEMLQDTERRGRSLRNSIVARTIMMALKHHNVSLEKVAEHLNDTDLKELADLLKAAFSETPPRPLPDEERFAFLRSLISSVDATEEEIRHLSEGLRNALELPSEEMLAKLSAQLVVLKDVLGKVREYLSYEQTLEAMYRAQPLLSQVRVFRSRRITVVEGYVPAKFSVTLREELTRRVPRILYMKFEDVPRRENAPTYVETRGIRGLLYKLTSMRGTPAYWEIDPTLIFTALFTVMYGMMFGDVGQGLILVLFGLWLLRTKYPLLGIKRESAGTLGALATLAGASSMVFGVLYGFMFFLKQLGTPLISPIHDVYEIISIALWFGVIQLMLAMTLNIVNLVRFGDVVGAVFSGMGGMGILFYASGVMIAYKLASSGFNFAVLSSPDVAVLLWLVAGALIGVLGFGFYEAKFTGHKERLMHAMSEVIEMIIAFPANSLSYIRLAAFAMAHEAFGILAENMAPFAGETVSFLVANFLVLAIEALAVGIQAMRLTYYEFSTKFFKGEGIEFKPIATTAEMVRE; translated from the coding sequence GTGCCAGAAGCTGTCCAGAGGTTCAGGATCGCCGTCCCCTCAGAGTACGAGGTTAACCTTCTAGATGCTCTAACGGCAGTTGGAAGCGTTCACCTAGAACCTACTATCGAGGCTAGAGGCGTGCTCCCCCCTCTCCTCGTAGACGTTCTCGAGGGCAAGATCACACCGCAGACCCTGAACATTGAAGAGGCTCTCGAGGTCTCGAGAAAAGTGTTAAGGCGCGACGATATTCTGCTAAGGCGAGTTGAGGAGAAGGTTGAAGGCCTCTACTACGTCCAGAAACTTAAAAGGCTTGCAGAGAGGCTGTATGAGATAGGAGTCTCGCCGGAGGACATAGGTAAGGAAAAGCAGGGGCTTGTAACCGACTTGATTTTCGTTGCCGACGAAAACCTCAGCGACGCGATGTCCTCCCTCCTTTCCCTCGGGGTCATCGTCCGCAGAGGGAGAGTCTCGAGCTTCGAGCACGCTTTACTGCTGATCTACAGGAGAGAGCTTCAGAGCAAAGTTGAGGAGGTAAAAAGATTGTACTCTATAAAGCTCGACCTACCAAAATGGTTCTTCGACAAGCCAGAGACCGTCCTCAGGAGAATTGAGGAGGAGGAGGCGAGGCTCAGAAAAGATTTGTACGATTTGCTCCTCGAGGTGGCAGGCGTTCTTCGAGACGCCGTTGAGTTCGAGAGGGCTTCCAGGTTGGAGGTGATAGGTAACGCATATAGAGCTGTTAGAGAGCTTCGCCAGAAGAGGGAGCTCCTAGAGGACGTGGTTTACGCTATTGCCTCGCTTAAGCTAGCGCACAAGGCATGTAAAGAGGGCGCGTTCCAACAGTCTAAGATTGGTCTGGGTAAGGAGTACTGTTCCTTTATTCAGAATATACTCAAAGAAACCGTAGTGCCACAGCGCGATATAGAAAAAGCCCTGTCTTCGCTTCCTGCGAAAAAAGAGGCTAGTGCGATTATGGAAGATGTCCAGATGTTTTACAAATACCTGGGAGTTAAGGCTCTATTGATAAAAGCTTTGGACAGACTGGAGGCGGGTTGTGATACGCTTCTCGCCGCTTACGGGGAAGATGCGCTCCAAGAGTTCTGTAAGGCTGATGCCTGCAGTGTTTACGGAGCCAGTATTCTAGCATCGGAAAGCATAGGTTGGGGTTTCGGGTGCGTCTTAGCAGTACCAGCCACAGTTTCCGAGAGCCTGGCCAGCGCTCTACGGGCTCGCTACAAAGCGCTAGCTTACACCTCCGTGTGCAGCCCAGAGAAGATCAAAGAGATGCTGCAAGACACCGAGCGGCGGGGGCGATCTTTGAGGAATTCGATAGTGGCAAGAACCATTATGATGGCTTTGAAGCACCACAATGTGAGCCTTGAGAAAGTGGCCGAGCATCTAAACGACACTGATTTAAAGGAGCTTGCTGATTTGCTCAAAGCCGCTTTCTCGGAGACCCCCCCTAGGCCTCTACCAGACGAGGAAAGGTTCGCATTCCTCCGAAGCCTAATAAGTAGCGTTGACGCTACTGAGGAGGAAATCAGGCACCTAAGCGAGGGTCTGAGGAACGCCCTGGAGCTACCCTCCGAAGAGATGCTAGCTAAGCTGAGCGCTCAGCTTGTAGTGCTGAAAGACGTTCTGGGAAAGGTGAGGGAGTACCTATCGTACGAGCAGACCTTGGAGGCGATGTACCGCGCTCAGCCCCTGCTCAGCCAGGTGAGAGTGTTCCGGAGCAGGAGGATCACGGTCGTAGAGGGCTACGTGCCTGCCAAGTTCAGCGTCACCTTAAGAGAGGAGCTGACCCGGCGAGTCCCAAGGATACTTTACATGAAGTTTGAAGACGTGCCGAGAAGGGAGAACGCTCCTACGTACGTGGAGACTAGAGGTATTCGAGGGCTTCTCTACAAGCTCACTTCCATGCGCGGCACTCCTGCCTACTGGGAGATAGACCCGACACTGATCTTCACGGCTCTCTTCACGGTAATGTACGGGATGATGTTCGGTGACGTTGGGCAGGGGCTTATACTGGTGCTATTCGGCCTGTGGTTGCTCAGAACAAAGTACCCCCTGCTGGGGATTAAACGAGAAAGCGCCGGCACGCTAGGTGCCCTAGCTACCCTCGCGGGGGCTTCGAGCATGGTTTTCGGGGTGCTTTACGGCTTCATGTTTTTCCTGAAGCAACTGGGAACGCCGCTGATAAGCCCCATACACGATGTATACGAGATTATCTCGATCGCGCTGTGGTTTGGCGTGATACAGTTGATGCTTGCCATGACTTTGAATATTGTGAACCTCGTTAGGTTCGGCGATGTAGTTGGGGCAGTGTTCAGCGGAATGGGGGGAATGGGCATACTGTTCTACGCGTCCGGCGTCATGATAGCCTACAAGCTAGCCTCAAGCGGCTTCAACTTCGCCGTCCTCAGCTCACCCGACGTGGCAGTACTCCTTTGGCTCGTAGCGGGAGCTTTAATCGGTGTTTTAGGCTTCGGCTTTTACGAGGCGAAGTTCACTGGACATAAAGAAAGGTTGATGCACGCAATGTCAGAGGTTATCGAGATGATCATCGCGTTTCCAGCTAATTCACTCTCCTATATACGTCTAGCCGCCTTCGCAATGGCCCACGAGGCCTTCGGGATACTGGCTGAAAACATGGCGCCGTTTGCAGGCGAGACTGTCAGCTTCCTTGTGGCAAACTTCCTGGTGCTGGCTATTGAGGCCCTAGCGGTCGGAATTCAGGCGATGAGGCTAACCTACTATGAGTTTTCCACGAAGTTCTTCAAAGGAGAAGGGATCGAGTTTAAACCGATAGCTACAACTGCAGAAATGGTAAGGGAATAA
- a CDS encoding anaerobic ribonucleoside triphosphate reductase has protein sequence MVTPVSAKRVNEVRRLEEKYLEDLDWEKHENANHNVSYSNFRNYIFEKLVETPEVLRDYLPPRAVEQHHRGDIHIHKLPDSLWIPYCAGWSFKKILQLGLKTPTIVSAPAKHLDTAVAHLTNFFFMGAQEWTGAQAVSAFDLYVAPFVRHDGADFTRVKQTLQGMLFELNYPARAGYQSPFTNITLVLDTSKDMLEGEALVGGRKVGNLGDYVDEAIAVDKALFQLYSEGDALGQPFTFPIPTLMLTKNFDWNGRRWGDLTDLIFEALARKGSAYLLNGYASNVEALYAMCCRLTIDVNHVVSKSNGTFTLRLDKASQEDALERFLKSRENSRTYGIWALPDATGSIGVVTLNMPRLAFLSRGEWGVFEELLASLLESARSVLLTWRRRYAQTLKAGLMPLTKTYLGHLDHHFNTIGIIGLPEAAANFMKNPKVWLEGSQREMAEAVEVEKKMVSLVRKYAEEFEEKDGYLYNVEEIPGESTGYKLAKLDAEAFKEEYRRGELLIPSDGQSPFYSNSIVPYYADVPIYQRATWEGEVQQEFTGGVMMHLFLHEQPDPKALRNLVHRIATNTKVVYFSITPTITVCKRCGRSVTGYLEACPHCGSNELEHWSRIVGYYRPVSNWNPGKKAEFKLRVTY, from the coding sequence ATGGTTACTCCCGTATCTGCGAAACGTGTGAACGAGGTAAGGAGGCTCGAGGAGAAGTACCTTGAAGACCTTGACTGGGAGAAGCATGAGAACGCCAACCACAACGTCAGCTACAGCAACTTCAGGAACTACATCTTCGAGAAGCTCGTCGAGACCCCTGAGGTGCTGAGGGACTACCTGCCGCCGCGAGCCGTCGAGCAGCACCACCGGGGTGATATCCACATACACAAGCTCCCCGACAGCCTCTGGATCCCCTACTGCGCCGGCTGGAGCTTCAAGAAGATACTCCAGCTCGGGCTCAAGACACCTACCATAGTCTCCGCGCCTGCCAAGCACCTCGACACGGCTGTGGCCCATCTGACAAACTTCTTCTTCATGGGTGCCCAGGAGTGGACGGGGGCCCAGGCTGTCAGCGCGTTCGACCTCTACGTCGCCCCCTTTGTGAGGCACGACGGAGCCGACTTCACCAGGGTGAAGCAGACCCTGCAGGGAATGCTCTTCGAGCTCAACTATCCCGCAAGGGCCGGCTACCAGAGCCCCTTCACGAACATAACCCTCGTCTTGGACACGAGCAAAGACATGCTCGAGGGAGAGGCCCTAGTCGGCGGCAGGAAGGTCGGAAACCTCGGCGACTACGTCGACGAGGCGATCGCGGTGGACAAGGCCCTCTTCCAGCTCTACTCCGAGGGCGACGCCCTGGGACAGCCCTTCACGTTCCCCATACCCACCCTAATGCTCACCAAGAACTTCGACTGGAACGGCAGGAGGTGGGGCGACCTCACGGACCTCATCTTCGAGGCCCTCGCCAGGAAGGGGTCAGCGTACCTGCTCAACGGCTACGCGAGCAACGTTGAGGCACTATACGCGATGTGCTGTAGGCTGACCATCGACGTGAACCACGTGGTCTCCAAGAGCAACGGAACCTTCACACTCCGACTCGACAAGGCGTCACAGGAAGACGCCCTAGAGAGGTTCCTCAAATCCAGGGAGAACTCGAGGACGTACGGCATCTGGGCCCTGCCAGACGCGACGGGCAGCATCGGCGTGGTCACCCTCAACATGCCCAGGCTCGCCTTCCTCAGCCGGGGCGAGTGGGGGGTCTTCGAGGAGCTCCTCGCATCCCTCCTCGAGAGCGCAAGGAGCGTCCTCCTCACGTGGCGCAGGAGATACGCTCAGACGCTGAAAGCCGGGCTCATGCCGCTCACGAAGACCTACCTAGGACACCTCGACCACCACTTCAACACGATCGGGATAATAGGCCTCCCGGAGGCAGCCGCCAACTTCATGAAGAACCCCAAGGTGTGGCTGGAGGGCTCCCAAAGGGAGATGGCCGAGGCCGTGGAGGTAGAGAAGAAGATGGTCTCACTGGTCAGGAAGTACGCGGAGGAGTTCGAGGAGAAGGACGGCTACCTCTACAACGTCGAGGAGATCCCGGGCGAGAGCACGGGCTACAAGCTGGCTAAGCTGGACGCCGAGGCGTTCAAGGAGGAATACAGGCGCGGCGAGCTCCTGATACCCTCAGACGGTCAGAGCCCGTTCTACAGCAACAGCATAGTGCCGTACTACGCCGACGTGCCCATCTACCAGCGCGCGACCTGGGAGGGAGAGGTTCAGCAGGAGTTCACGGGCGGCGTGATGATGCACCTCTTCCTCCACGAGCAGCCCGACCCTAAGGCCCTTAGGAACCTCGTCCACCGCATTGCGACGAACACGAAGGTCGTGTACTTCAGCATAACCCCGACAATCACCGTCTGCAAAAGGTGCGGGAGGAGCGTAACCGGCTACCTCGAGGCCTGCCCACACTGCGGGAGCAACGAGCTGGAGCACTGGAGCCGCATCGTCGGCTACTACCGCCCCGTCAGCAACTGGAACCCGGGCAAGAAAGCAGAGTTCAAGCTGAGGGTAACTTACTAA
- a CDS encoding V-type ATP synthase subunit B translates to MPEEILTTIIERYPGKIYRGVREIRGSLLIVEGVEDAAYDEVVKIYGRDHRERFGRVLETSIGNAVVQVLGDREGLETDTLVKFTGSTFKIRVSEDVLGRIFNGRFEPIDGLPPVMTGEMREITGEPINPVAREYPHDFIQTGVSAIDGLFSLVRGQKLPIFSVSGLPHNLLAAQVARQATVRGEGERFAVVFAGIGLRKTEAEFFMEQFRETGAIERLVAVLNMADDPAVERLMTPRIALTVAEFLAFDLDMHVLVIMSDMTNYCEALREVSSARGEIPGRMGYPGYMYSDLATIYERAGIIKGKKGSITLFPILTMPGGDLRHPIPDLTGYITEGQIFLSQELYAQGVYPPVNVLPSLSRLMKAGIGEGKTREDHRYLADQLYDAYSRGVRARDLARIIGEIGLSERMRRFLKFAEEFENHFVSQSFNENRSVEETLDRGWKVLSVLPEEELVRIPRRLIEKYHPAYRS, encoded by the coding sequence GTGCCTGAGGAGATCCTCACTACCATTATCGAACGCTATCCCGGAAAAATCTACCGAGGCGTGCGAGAGATACGCGGTAGCCTGCTCATCGTGGAGGGCGTCGAGGATGCTGCTTACGACGAGGTCGTGAAAATATACGGTAGAGACCATAGGGAGAGGTTCGGGAGGGTCCTGGAAACGAGCATAGGTAACGCTGTGGTCCAGGTTCTCGGAGACCGGGAAGGCCTCGAGACAGACACTCTAGTGAAATTCACAGGATCCACGTTCAAGATCAGAGTCTCTGAAGACGTTTTAGGCAGAATCTTTAATGGTAGATTCGAGCCGATCGACGGGCTACCTCCCGTCATGACGGGTGAGATGAGGGAGATAACCGGCGAACCGATCAACCCGGTCGCGAGGGAGTACCCTCACGACTTCATCCAGACCGGCGTCTCGGCGATCGACGGTCTCTTCAGCCTGGTGCGTGGTCAGAAGCTCCCAATATTCAGTGTCTCAGGTCTGCCTCACAACCTACTCGCGGCGCAGGTTGCTAGACAGGCGACTGTTAGAGGCGAAGGTGAGCGATTTGCTGTGGTTTTCGCCGGCATTGGTCTAAGGAAGACGGAAGCCGAGTTCTTCATGGAGCAGTTCCGCGAAACCGGGGCCATCGAGAGGCTGGTAGCTGTCCTTAACATGGCTGACGACCCAGCAGTAGAGCGCCTTATGACCCCGCGCATTGCCCTCACGGTGGCGGAGTTCCTGGCCTTCGACCTCGACATGCATGTGCTGGTAATAATGTCCGATATGACTAACTACTGCGAAGCTCTTCGGGAGGTAAGTTCCGCAAGGGGCGAGATCCCTGGCAGGATGGGTTACCCAGGATACATGTACAGCGACCTCGCGACGATCTACGAGAGAGCGGGCATAATAAAGGGCAAGAAAGGCAGCATCACGCTCTTCCCGATACTCACTATGCCGGGAGGGGATCTGAGACACCCAATCCCGGACCTCACCGGCTACATCACTGAGGGGCAGATTTTCCTAAGCCAGGAACTCTATGCTCAAGGCGTATACCCACCAGTGAACGTTTTGCCGAGCCTCAGCAGGCTGATGAAGGCTGGGATAGGCGAGGGCAAGACCCGAGAGGATCACAGGTACCTCGCGGATCAGCTCTACGACGCGTACTCAAGAGGTGTGAGGGCTAGGGACCTAGCCAGGATAATCGGTGAAATCGGGCTCAGTGAGAGGATGAGAAGATTCCTGAAGTTTGCAGAGGAGTTCGAGAACCATTTCGTGAGCCAGTCCTTCAACGAGAACAGGAGTGTAGAAGAGACTCTGGACAGAGGGTGGAAGGTGCTTTCAGTGCTCCCGGAGGAGGAGCTCGTCAGGATCCCAAGGAGGCTCATCGAGAAATATCACCCCGCTTACAGGAGCTGA
- a CDS encoding ATP synthase subunit C has product MKSKKIALVLLAVNMAVLVASISVLASASTKILQPGLPAQEARPLDLPAALAMLASALAVIGSTIASGMALKSVATAGFAAAAEKPELSTWILIMGGLAEGIAIYGLLVAILILGKI; this is encoded by the coding sequence ATGAAGAGCAAGAAGATAGCTCTGGTATTGCTCGCGGTGAACATGGCTGTTCTGGTAGCATCGATATCCGTGCTTGCCTCGGCTTCAACGAAAATCCTTCAGCCAGGTCTACCAGCCCAGGAAGCACGCCCACTAGACCTACCAGCAGCTTTAGCCATGCTGGCAAGTGCATTAGCTGTAATAGGATCTACTATAGCTTCTGGTATGGCTCTGAAAAGCGTGGCTACAGCGGGCTTCGCCGCGGCCGCTGAAAAGCCTGAACTTTCAACATGGATACTTATCATGGGCGGCTTAGCCGAAGGTATCGCGATCTACGGCCTACTAGTAGCTATACTGATTCTAGGAAAAATATAG